TCCCGTTCGCGGTGAACTTCCTGGTGAACTTCGGGCAGGAGCAGGGCCTGAAGCCGATGATCACCATCTCCAGCTACATCGACTTCATCATCAAGTTCACGCTGGCCTTCGGGGTGGTCTTCGAGCTGCCGGTGGTGATCACCCTGCTCTCCATGCTGGGGATCGTGACGCCGCAGTTCCTCTCCAAGAACCGCAAGTACGCGGTGCTGATCAACTTCATCATCGCGGCGATCCTGACCCCCACGCCCGACATCGTGAACCAGAGCCTGATGGCCGGGCCGCTCTGCATCCTCTACGAGCTCGGCATCATCTCGGCGCGCATCTTCGGACGCCGGAAGCCGAAGCCCGCGCTCGCCGAGGACGCGCGCAAATGACCGGGCCGGGGCCGGCGCCCCGAGCGGGCCACGCACGATGAATCCCCTCGCGTTCGCGGCCCTCGACCTGCCGGAGCCGGTGCGACGCGGGATCGCCGACGCGGGCTTCGTCACCACCACCCCGATCCAGGAGGCGGCGCTGCCGCTGGCCCTGCGGGGCAAGGACGTGGCCGGCCAGTCCCAGACCGGCACCGGCAAGACCGCCGCCTTCCTGATCGCCGCGTTCACCCGGTGTCTGAGGCACCCCGCGCCCGCGCGCTCGGGACCGACCGCCCCCCGCGTGCTGATCATCGCGCCCACCCGCGAGCTGGTGGTCCAGATCGAGGCGGACGCGCGCCTGCTCGGGGCGCACACCGGCCTCGGCATCCTCGCGGTGTACGGCGGCATCGACTACAACAAGCAGCGCGAGGCGCTGCGCGAGGGCTGCGACATCCTGGTCGGCACGCCCGGCCGGCTGATCGACTATCTCAAGCAGCACATCTGGTCGCCGGCGCGCGTCGAGGTGCTGGTCATCGACGAGGCCGACCGGATGTTCGACATGGGCTTCATCGCGGACCTGCGCTTCATCCTGCGGCGGCTGCCCAAGCCGGAGAAGCGCCAGTCGTTCCTGTTCTCGGCCACCCTGTCGTTCCGGGTGATGGAGCTGACCTGGGAGTTCATGAACAACCCGTCCCAGATCACGATCACCCCCCAGCAGAAGACCGCGGAGAAGGCCGAGCAGGTGCTCTACCACGTCGGCCGTGAGGAGAAATTCAACCTGCTGCTGGGGCTGCTGCGCCGCGAAGGCGGCAGCCGCATCCTGATCTTCTCCAACACCCGCGAGGAGGCGCGCCGGCTCGAGGACCGCCTCGGCCGCAACGGCTGGGAGGCCCGTGCTCTCACCGGCGACGTCGACCAGAAGAAGCGGCTGAAGATCCTGAACGATTTCAAGGACGGCGCGCTGCCCATCCTGGTCGCCACCGACGTGGCCTCGCGCGGCTTGCACATCGAGGGCGTGAGCCACGTGGTGAACTGGGACCTGCCGCAGGACGCCGAGGACTACGTGCACCGTATCGGGCGCACCGCGCGGGCCGGCGCGGCCGGCAAGGCCATCAGCCTCGTGGACGAGGCGGGCGCGCTCGCGCTCGAGCCCATCGAGAAGT
This genomic stretch from Candidatus Methylomirabilota bacterium harbors:
- a CDS encoding DEAD/DEAH box helicase, which gives rise to MNPLAFAALDLPEPVRRGIADAGFVTTTPIQEAALPLALRGKDVAGQSQTGTGKTAAFLIAAFTRCLRHPAPARSGPTAPRVLIIAPTRELVVQIEADARLLGAHTGLGILAVYGGIDYNKQREALREGCDILVGTPGRLIDYLKQHIWSPARVEVLVIDEADRMFDMGFIADLRFILRRLPKPEKRQSFLFSATLSFRVMELTWEFMNNPSQITITPQQKTAEKAEQVLYHVGREEKFNLLLGLLRREGGSRILIFSNTREEARRLEDRLGRNGWEARALTGDVDQKKRLKILNDFKDGALPILVATDVASRGLHIEGVSHVVNWDLPQDAEDYVHRIGRTARAGAAGKAISLVDEAGALALEPIEKFINQKIAVDWAEDDLYLPEIKPTSEERRRYAEEKRQRMAARGGGRGGSPSRAGGGPRRDGRGHGRGPRR
- a CDS encoding twin-arginine translocase subunit TatC, with the translated sequence PFAVNFLVNFGQEQGLKPMITISSYIDFIIKFTLAFGVVFELPVVITLLSMLGIVTPQFLSKNRKYAVLINFIIAAILTPTPDIVNQSLMAGPLCILYELGIISARIFGRRKPKPALAEDARK